The DNA sequence TTTACCACATGTTAGGGTTGGTCATCTCATAGTTTCAGCAATGTCATTGACTGATGGCATTTATTCGAGTCCATTTTTAGTTCTTTGTCTGTCGAAATATTAGCTCTAAGTTGCTAACTTAGTTATGGCCGGTTAAAACATCAATTTAAAAAGGTTATTGGTTAAAATGCAGTCTCAATGCAACGACAAAAAAACGTCAGAGTAGAAGCGTTACCATGAATGCAAAGAAGTGTGTTCAGTGAATATCCGAGAAGGGAAACTAaagaggaaaagaagaaagaaaacagacaaGACAGAGAAGGTCAAAGATTTGATAAGAGATACATAGGAATTAAAGAAATGCTTTCAAGTTCGAAACAAGATGAGAAGCCACCAACCTCAAGTCTTTCGCAAGCCTTTTTTATGATATCCTCTTGGACGAGAAGTCGACGCTTCAATTTTGCAATCTGAAGTTTAAGACTTTCACTCTAAAGGTAAAGCAAATTGGGGTAAAGTTGGAAATGACCAACTGGGAGATGTATTCAGTAGCAAAGGTTAGCCAAAAAAAATCCTGAGTCCTCCTATATTGGTAAAATGTTCAACTCAGGTCAAACGGAAGTCAATATAAGGCTTCATCATTCCCTGTGGTGGAATGACAATTCACCAATCACAATAGCCTCACATGCTGTCGGCAAAGGGCGGGAAAAAAGACGCGCAAACAAGTCAGCTTTGCATCTGATTCGactttaagccaatcactaaacGAGTGTttcaactgaaagaaaaatgcctAAGATGTTGATCTTTACAACGTAAAGGAGATAAAAATCCAGTTCACAATATTCATCTGGCTGTCACGACGAGGCCTTCACCCCTACCTCTCCATCGGTCTCAGGCTTCCTGGATGCAAGCCCAGCAGGTGGATTCAAACGGAGCTCGCTCAACAGAACTTTGCATTCtaagacaatttttaaaatgttctcaACGGGGGGTAGACTGCCGCCctgtgaaaaaataagacgcgaaccACATTTTATATTATATTCGGATCGTTAACCAACACGGTGAAAATGTGATAACATCATGAAAGTGTCTGTAAGACCTAAGAAAACACTATTAACCTATCGGAAGACTATCGCCTCTTCCGTAACAAATATCAATTTGATTTGGATTTACTTTTAGCGTTAGTGTGCGCGATTAAAAACAGGAAACTATTGTGTCATTGTGCTTTCATAATTCCTATTCACTGAGCAGATCGTTCAAAAAGAGACAGCAAACTAACAAGTCACCTGCGCGCTGGATATGATGCTTTTGTACACATCAGTGGCAAATTTGTTGATAGCGTTTAATTTTTCCTCAAGCTGATCGACGACTTGTAGATCTCCACTGgatattctttcattttccagaGCTGCgaaagaaaacagcaaagttgtttttaaaaatgcaaggtaaaccaaccaatcaaatctcatTCGCAGTCCTTGTCGGTAACGCTTTCAGCAGAAAACGTaatggtaatgcatttatatagcgcattttctatgtggatatcttcaaatgcgctttacaacagactgctttatggcgcagttcacaatcttgtttatgtaacaagtagaattcacaggtgcccccagaacagaatgagtgatgccagaccacaacaccgggaacttcatgccctactctttacgaatagtgtgtgggttctttaacgtcccacagttatttaagggttgtgagacgggacctccggcttatagtccttatccgagaagacttgaaagtctaaccatttgctgatgtaattacaaaggcagcactttctactcagttattttaagaccctgagtgctggagtcgaactcacgacctcccgcgtcacaaCCCAATGCtcaacaactgagccaccggttcGCGgttataggcgaatctttgctgacgtcattgtttacatttttgctcattagcatacgatttacctaatagaagcagtggccgtacatatgagctaaatgcaaacgttgaaagagctgattaagttgagcaatttgtgcaattttcagctctttgcaagcagtattgaaggaaatatcagacatcaaaaactgcgaaattgctgtgtggcaaaaaagttaatgagccgtacatcccctgtaaaatttcgagtttttagaagagaatttctcccaaaccattcgatgaattggactcaaattttcagagaaaacttaaactgttatgacctttcaatattcagagtttttattttattagcgtcatcaaatagtgataagcatatgttaatgaggcaaaaagtgtaaacaaagattcgcctattacACTTGAGCCGATACCATCGCGAATGTTTTCCTCCTCTCCCAGGATAGGAAAGGAAAGGACACGGAGAATACGTgtaagcgttttttttttttcagttaccTCTTGCCGATCCAACGGAACTATCATCCTCCGTACCCTTCCCCTCTGAGAAGCTCAGTTGACGAACGACCTCTACACGAGTTCTCCTTGGGGACTGGGAGGGAGACTCTGGATGTCGACTGAGCTGTTCTTCCAACTTTAGCCGCAGCGCATTGTTGTTATGTATGCTTTTCTCCAGTTGTATCCGTAAACTGCGGATTTCAGCCAGCAATAGTGACAGAGCATCACGTTGCGTCTCGCTATTTGGACTTCGGGGTCCCTCTCTGCCGTAACTTTGGCCTGCAACAGATATTTCCAAGCAAATCATTCCCTTTTTTCTCCCCTTTTGGTTTTGTCAAGGCTTTATTAGCAAcccaaattttaaaaactttaaatctttgcgacaaaaaaaaaatccttgcCGTTCGTTGATATTGTTCTTGTTCCTCTGCGTAGAAGAATTTTAGAGCAGCGACTAAAAAAACAACTATTATTACACTTGAGCCAATAGGCAAAGCTTTTGTTTATagctgcatgcagacgaggtTAATGGGttaatacaatggaaaatgacccataaCTATTCTCGTACCGAAaaccatttctttttccacaAGGACACGAAATCCGGCTCAACCAGCTCTAAAAGGTTGGTCCCAATGTATCAGCGATAAATGAATAAGGAACAAAAGGGTACTaagtcaaaaacattcctATCACTAAATCGATGCAAACCAGAGAAATTTAAAGTTACCTTCTTTGTGCACTTCAACGTCCCTGCCTTCCATACTCAGTTTATAAAGTTTTTCATAGACAGTCAGTTCCTTTCTAAGGTTCTCTGACACTTTTGTACTCTCAACGAGCTGCTGACGGAGGAGATTGACTTGGTCTTTGTCTctgcaaaaataaacatcGGTGGGAGTCGAGACATGACGGAAAcctgattgaaaaaaatagatataGATGACCACTCCCCCACGGGGCTTTTCAGAGCCAGTACAGCTCAACGGGATCGACCGAATGCATGTGAAGGCGCCCCTGGCAGCCGCAAACGGtcatgaatgatcccggagcaaagcaatcaagtcaaaaataGCTTCGCAGAGCTGTAGAAACAGTTTCAAACAAAGCCTTGTTAATCTTTCACAACTTATTGCAATACGGCGAAGACCTAATTCTAGTTTCCTTAGCAAAGCAAGGACACGAATTGCTCTTTCATTGCGAGGGCAGTTTCTTCTTTTGGCAAACGATGGCTTTTCCTCCATTACCCCTCCCCCCTTTCAGAATACAAAATGAGCCCTGGATGGTCTACTGTGAACTCACCTAGCTTGTTCTTGCTTCAATCCTTCGACggctttctttaattttttattaatgcGATCTTTTTCAAGTAGCTCAGATCGCAGGGAGTCGTTCTCCCGAATCAGAACAATCGTATCAGTTTCGTGACCAGCGCCTCCCTCATCACTTCCGTCGACCAACAATCGCTTCTCTAGCTGAGCACGCAATGCATCATTGGTGCGAATGCTGTCCTCCAAGCGCAAGCGCAGCTCTCTCATCTCCGCCAAGAACGCTGCCATGATGTCCTCTGTGGAAGGCTGTTTGTCGCTGGTGGCCTGTGCTTGCGTTGATTGGTTGTGCAGTTTGGACATCATCCTGTTTTCGTTCCTTAAAGTGTCGTTGATTTTTTCGCTGTCTTTCAGTTTACCCCTCAATAGCTGGTTTTCCCCCAAAAGAATTCTGTTTACTTGATGAAGCTTTTCTGCTGAGTCTGGCAAAGTCTCGCTCtgctaaaaaacaaatcaagaaTAAACAACACGCTAGAAAACCTCATGTGCCGTACCGTCATATCCAGCCGCAGGTTTCTTTACTTCATAATCGCAAAACGGACTCGTGACTCGTTGACTGGCCGATCGACTAGAACTTCTCGAAAGCATTATTGctctttattcatttttcagtttgattCTATTCATCTAATTCTCGTATATTCAAACTtgttagaaatatttcatcattCCGATCCTACTGCTCTAATAAATTGCCTTCCCAGTTCGCTTTAGAAAggtcttttcttcttttaacgGCGTTGTAGCTTTAGTTGTCGAGCTGTCAGACTCGCATGACTTTATTGTCTTGTCTTTGTTGTCATGGTTACCTTCAGCGGGCCTTTTGCACGTACACTGGGACTAGTCTGCGTCTGTCCATGCTGTCTGGTAGGTGAAGGAAATGGCGACAGTGCAACTGACTGCACCTCGGCTGTAGAGTGAAGACTAAGTTCCAACGCTTTGATCACTTTATCTTTTTCCTGAAGTTCATGTTGCGATCTGAACAGTAAAGGTGCAAAATGTAAAGAATTAATCATAATGGTCTTCAACACATAGTGCGATGAGactaaaataaagaaaagactgcgaaaaataaatgtcaaattttcaaaggGAATGCGATCACAAGAGTTTCCCATCTCAATTCgattttgaattcaaaggTTGGTTGCAATTCGCGCCTCCTTTCGGTTTCCTTACGCCCATAAAACAATGATGACTTAACATAATCAAAAACTAATTCAATAACATAACTAAATAATTAACACCCGAtctaaaattctttgttttgtaaactACTATTCATAAAAGACGGTGAagcaattattcttttgtttgtatgCTAATTATTCTcactagcctcgtttgcacgaacaaaattcaaaagaatctttgctttaaagtgaggctggtgaggatgattagcacaaggacaaaagaataatttcttggccgccatttatgaatacggtctattACAGGTCAATGTTACGTTTCTTTGATTGGCAAAGCTGAGAGATCAGCAATACGCATCACTTGAATTAATACCTTGATTGTGCCAGCACACAAAGGTACTAAATAAttgacaacaacaaacaaaaaacgaatTGTTGAGTTAAATGAAACGTAAAACTACTTACTTTTCAActtcgtttttcatttttgctgaATGATTGAGGAGATCAGCCAGTTGCTTGCCGAGCTGATCGTTCATCATCTTCGCTTCTCTCAGTTCTCGTCGTACTCGTCCGATCTCCTCCGCCGATTTTCGCGTCTCTTTGAGCTGATTCGTTAATGTTTTATTCAACCGTTTCGCATCCTGCAAGTCTTTCTGCTGTTTCACAGTGTCCGCTTTGAGTCCTTTCAATTTTGAGAAGGACTCGTTTACCTCCTTCAGGCGAGAGCCAAGAGAGTGATTCATCTGTGTAgcgttttgaagttcttgtctCAATCGGTTGATTTCGTCGTCCGATCGGGCGCTTTCGCTGAGTTGTCGTCGGAGTTCATCATTTTGCTGTGAAGATTCGTCAAGCCGCAATCTAAGTTCCAGCATTCCATCTGAAGATCTTGATCTGTCGTGGTTTTTTTCTCGTTCGCTCTCCAAGAGTCTTCTCAGTTCTTCGTTTGCTTTGATTCCAGCTTCGTATTCCATACGAAGTTTCGGGATATCTGTTCTTTCTCTTAAATTAGCATCGGGATTTTCTTGAACTCTCGACAAACCCTGAGTACGgcacaaaaaaattaccagCTTGAAGATTCTTTATCGCACTTCAAACAATCACAAAGAGTGAGAGAATCAAATTGCAAATGAAGGCTTTTCCTTTACAATACATTTATTGCATATCTCGAAATCTTACAACAAGTCAAATCATCTAAAGAGACAGTTCAGCttttaaaataacaatttaaactAAACTTTCACATACTGCAAGATTTGACGGAACATTGCAAATACACTGCGTGAGTTGATTCCTTGACAAAATAATCAGCTTTCCTTATTGAACTTTGGTTACACCGGCGTTCTTATAATACGAGTTTTCCCTGCTAATTTTTCTCCTTGTCGAGGTTTCGTATTCCGTAAACCGTGACCTTGTTGACATCTCACTTCATCTCTCACGACCACGTTGCTTTGAAGATAGGAAACCGACGAAGTTTAAGACAAcctgaaaataaatgaattgcAACCTTACCTGTTGTTTCATCTCCTGTAAAGCCATCTCTTTCTCTCTCAAAATCTTGTTATACTGTTGATTCATTTGATGACTTTCTTCATACTTTCGCTCCAGTTCCCGAAACTTGTCACTCGATACTTGAGCCCAGTCCTTCAATGGTGACGTCTGTGCTCCCGTATCCGAAGAAATACGACCGTCACTGACTCGTTGTCGTAACTCGTCCATCTCTTGTTTTAATTGCTCTAACTCCTGTTCACGCTCCAGAAGTGTGTCGTCGTGATTCCCGTTTAAGCTTGAAGCGTAAAACTCGAGTTTAATGTTTGCCTCTTTCAGTCTTTTCTCGAGTTCACCGAATGTTTGCATTGTATTGTCCAGCTTTGCTTGCAGACTTTCTAACTGTTGTCTCAGGTCTGTGATAATGATGTCTTTATCGTTCAAAGTTTGCATATTTACTGAGTTCACTTCATCCAATTCATTTGTAAGTCTGATGTTGAGCTGGCTATTTTGCctgagtttttcttttaactcttCAACTTGctgaaacaaaatcaagaacaAATTACTTTACTCTTTTTATCGGCTAAAGCAACATTGTGGTACCTATTCTATTCAGAACAATTTGGCCGCCTTGGCGTTGATgtttcaaaaagcaaaaattcttttggtgTATAAGACCATGCATCAAAGTAAAACAGCCCTAAGTCAAAGGGGATTTTACCAAGCGCTAGAGCAAGTTCATTCCAATTGTAATTAGTACTTTTTTCAGACGCCGGATTGTATTTGATTTTTATGGTTTGACGAGCCTGTTAATATTCATCGAGAGTTAAAAATTTATGCACGAAGAACGGGCACattacacagaaaaaaaattacaaaaatactCCCTTTGCTATACCTGTTCGAGTCTTTGAACTTTGGAAGGCGAATTCCAAACACCATCTGCTCTGTCTCGCGATTGCAACTCATTCAGCCGAGCCTGCAAAGTAGCATTCCAGCGTTCAGTCTCTTCAAGCCTCGCTTTGAGTTCTTGAATTTCTCTCTGATAAGCGGCGTCATACGGAGACGCCTGGAGTTGAGGCGTTCCGTGACTTTCACGGCGTGGTGACCCAGCCATCTGCAACCTGTCTGTCAAATTGCTAACTTCTTGGCGAAGCAGGTTGACCTCCTCCTCATTGTGTGAAGCCTTACGATGGATTGTCAAGAtgaggacaaaattaatgcctTGGAAAATGGTTTTCATTCAGAGGCCAAGAAAGTAAAGAGGGACTCAACCTTTTGACACGCAAAGCGTTTGGGTCTGATTGATTATGACTTAACCTCCACTCCAGGGTTTCAAACAAGTTTGCGTTATCAAAAATTGTCTTTACGGCAGGTAGTTGAAAACAACTCCACAGAATGCCGAGAATTTTAGGTCAAAGTAATATGATACCGTCAGAGGAAATTACTTCAGCAAATAAGGAACGCTCACAATCAGTTGATCCAATCAGGGCTTCGAGGAAATTCATATACCGCCCATGCGACAAACGCGACAAAACTGTCTCGCTTTTGCAATTCACTAGTTTCTGAACCAGTGGTCAAGAGCACCACAGCAAAAATAAGGCCATCGAAAAATTAGTTTTATCAAAGAGATTTTACACAAGGTCCAGGCAATTTAAGTTTTCATACTTTAGGCAATACTCAGAAAAACGTGTTTCCTCGAAATGGAACCTTCATTTTCTAAAAAGTATTTTGTAGTTATTGTCTGgttgaaaatgataaaaatgaaaaagggtTAATCGAACTTGCATATTTTACCTGATTAGCCAGTCTTCGTTTACAGTTTTCAAGCTGCTGCTCAAGAGAATTCTTCGTGTCTTCGGTCTCCATTAATTGCTGATTAAGTAAATTATTAGAGGCCTACAAagataaattttgaaaatgtagcTAAGGTCCTTCTCTTAACAACTTAATTCAGTGCataataaaaacacaaagctTTATGGTTTTAGGACTAAAAGTTCAtgcgtttttttcttctcgaATATTGTCTCTAGGTTAAGTTTCAGCCAATAGAAACATGACGTTTTTTTCGCTCGAATGTATGTCTCTAGGTTCAGTTTGAGCCAACGGAAATCTGACTCGAGGGTTTTCTTCCTGGGTctacagtttttccttgaggAAGCCTGCATAGCGTACCGACAGAAATAGGATCAACTGCGCTGTACCTCAAGTTCCTGAGCTTTTTTCTGATAATAtccaatgttttctttcatgtCTGTCAGCTGTTTCTGTTGATCTTCTTGCATTTCCtattaaaacaagaaagacaGTGATGGTGTAACTTTCCTTCTCTGTCTTGGCGTTATGTTtacaaaccaacaaacaaaaaacaacaacactgAAATAGCTCTCTTTCAAGCAGTATAGTAGTTAAGGGCACTAAAAGGGAAACAACCCCAACTACATTTCAAAGAGAGCCTGCGTAACTTAATCAGGGTCTCATCAAGATTAGAAGCTAGCTCAAGTTCTGTTCGCAAGAATGATAATGAAGTCTAAAGACTAACTCTGACCAGTCGCAATCTTTACGAGTtgcaagcaaaacaatgcCCACTTGCACAGCCTATTCATTAGCTTGTCCCATCAGACACGTGATCATGGCATGAGCTGGGCCACTAAACCGAAAGGAAACTCTGTGAAAAT is a window from the Acropora palmata chromosome 1, jaAcrPala1.3, whole genome shotgun sequence genome containing:
- the LOC141879220 gene encoding uncharacterized protein LOC141879220 isoform X4, whose translation is MFSQLKNLQTKVEDLNQSLTATREAAHAAKRNWYQAFEEHAEVLKARDAMIAALQSSLSAKGMELERLIQSLSAKEVEVHRLNNGKELLEQRVDAILKQKEQEQAELLEKHKTLSQDHYSKMDALEEAYQRVSIEAQEQLEAKDRIIQKLASNNKEKDNLIADIMRALEETVDDSAVNVTSSSAEETLVKKLTNRVKEKDRALQVAVEEKQRTLQSKEVELQQLKQSLRERDRLIEKINSAVLESEGKNKLLENSSREKCEALQKTSTSLEDQLNGQKEDMKSKEASLREKEVVIQKLMNNLSNREGELKELKDFVKNALSSDTEDDETSEEARKAQELSDLLREKEKLLEDMFQERSKMSSANEANTQRLMSALRDKETVLKEAANDLTRIQKEKNANIQRLQQLLNSKDHEVQALENSKAWASQEHDKLVTKLKMALRDKDKTIEGLVESGKEKDKLLKALKESAKSPSKSFSPAEVAELRRNVASLQAEVQKKDESMKQLESDYKKNLTKFQGDERENKMKFEELQCKIETKDALLKEAKDSNEILRSKLQNMPKLEELKQKFVEQSQALAEAQKGKEHALVDSAALKKSNLELEAEQKVHLSNIDMLNEAVQMKDNIIKEMQEDQQKQLTDMKENIGYYQKKAQELEASNNLLNQQLMETEDTKNSLEQQLENCKRRLANQASHNEEEVNLLRQEVSNLTDRLQMAGSPRRESHGTPQLQASPYDAAYQREIQELKARLEETERWNATLQARLNELQSRDRADGVWNSPSKVQRLEQQVEELKEKLRQNSQLNIRLTNELDEVNSVNMQTLNDKDIIITDLRQQLESLQAKLDNTMQTFGELEKRLKEANIKLEFYASSLNGNHDDTLLEREQELEQLKQEMDELRQRVSDGRISSDTGAQTSPLKDWAQVSSDKFRELERKYEESHQMNQQYNKILREKEMALQEMKQQGLSRVQENPDANLRERTDIPKLRMEYEAGIKANEELRRLLESEREKNHDRSRSSDGMLELRLRLDESSQQNDELRRQLSESARSDDEINRLRQELQNATQMNHSLGSRLKEVNESFSKLKGLKADTVKQQKDLQDAKRLNKTLTNQLKETRKSAEEIGRVRRELREAKMMNDQLGKQLADLLNHSAKMKNEVEKSQHELQEKDKVIKALELSLHSTAEVQSVALSPFPSPTRQHGQTQTSPSVRAKGPLKQSETLPDSAEKLHQVNRILLGENQLLRGKLKDSEKINDTLRNENRMMSKLHNQSTQAQATSDKQPSTEDIMAAFLAEMRELRLRLEDSIRTNDALRAQLEKRLLVDGSDEGGAGHETDTIVLIRENDSLRSELLEKDRINKKLKKAVEGLKQEQARDKDQVNLLRQQLVESTKVSENLRKELTVYEKLYKLSMEGRDVEVHKEGQSYGREGPRSPNSETQRDALSLLLAEIRSLRIQLEKSIHNNNALRLKLEEQLSRHPESPSQSPRRTRVEVVRQLSFSEGKGTEDDSSVGSARALENERISSGDLQVVDQLEEKLNAINKFATDVYKSIISSAQGGSLPPVENILKIVLECKVLLSELRLNPPAGLASRKPETDGESESLKLQIAKLKRRLLVQEDIIKKACERLEGTNKVKESMRAEVIDKLSLSHQVLRGARETLEERVQTRKGKK